From a region of the Streptomyces sp. NBC_00193 genome:
- a CDS encoding DUF3151 domain-containing protein, giving the protein MSLHQNLLGGPAPTHLPDEPGIAAIAAGTPAVEVAAAHPTSSLAWALLADEAFAAGRTVESYAYARTGYHRGLDALRRAGWKGHGPVPWEHEPNRGFLRALNALARAAGAIEEKEEYERCSTFLRDSSETAADVLGA; this is encoded by the coding sequence ATGTCTCTTCACCAGAACCTCCTCGGGGGCCCCGCCCCCACCCACCTCCCCGACGAGCCGGGCATCGCGGCCATCGCCGCGGGCACCCCGGCCGTCGAGGTGGCCGCCGCGCACCCGACCTCCTCCCTCGCCTGGGCCCTCCTCGCCGACGAGGCCTTCGCGGCCGGCCGCACGGTCGAGTCGTACGCGTACGCCCGTACGGGCTACCACCGCGGCCTGGACGCGCTGCGCCGCGCGGGCTGGAAGGGCCACGGCCCGGTGCCGTGGGAGCACGAGCCGAACCGCGGCTTCCTGCGCGCCCTGAACGCCCTGGCCCGCGCGGCCGGCGCGATCGAGGAGAAGGAGGAGTACGAGCGCTGCTCGACCTTCCTGCGCGACTCCTCCGAGACGGCCGCGGACGTCCTCGGCGCCTGA
- a CDS encoding tryptophan 2,3-dioxygenase family protein: protein MSHALDASGDGGSDTPNLDFAGTTPYEDYVQADVLTHLQHLRSDDPGEMVFLVTTQVMELWFTVIVHEWETAAKALREDELPVAMDALKRSLRELEALNASWRPLAQLTPGQFNAYRAALGEGSGFQSAMYRRMEFLLGDKAASMLVPHRGAPRVHAELEKALQEPSLYDEVLRLLARRGLPVPASVLDRDLSQRYEPSPEVEAVWTALYATPDAHLDLHRLGEVLTDVAELVWRWRNDHLVATRRAMGAKTGTGGSAGVTWLEKRAQKNVFPELWTARSHV from the coding sequence ATGTCGCACGCCCTTGATGCCTCCGGAGACGGCGGTTCGGACACCCCGAACCTCGACTTCGCCGGCACGACCCCCTACGAGGACTACGTCCAGGCGGACGTCCTCACCCACCTCCAGCACCTGCGCTCGGACGACCCGGGCGAGATGGTCTTCCTGGTCACCACCCAGGTCATGGAGCTGTGGTTCACGGTCATCGTCCACGAGTGGGAGACCGCCGCGAAGGCGCTCCGCGAGGACGAGCTCCCCGTCGCGATGGACGCGCTGAAACGATCCCTCCGCGAGCTGGAGGCCCTCAACGCCTCCTGGCGCCCCCTCGCCCAGCTGACCCCGGGCCAGTTCAACGCGTACCGCGCCGCCCTCGGGGAGGGTTCCGGCTTCCAGTCGGCGATGTACCGCCGGATGGAGTTCCTGCTCGGCGACAAGGCCGCCTCCATGCTGGTCCCGCACCGTGGCGCCCCGCGCGTCCACGCGGAGCTGGAGAAGGCCCTCCAGGAGCCCAGCCTCTACGACGAGGTGCTGCGCCTCCTCGCCCGCCGCGGCCTCCCCGTGCCGGCCTCCGTCCTCGACCGCGACCTCTCGCAGCGCTACGAGCCCTCGCCCGAGGTCGAAGCCGTCTGGACGGCCCTGTACGCGACCCCGGACGCCCACCTGGACCTGCACCGCCTCGGCGAGGTCCTCACCGACGTCGCCGAGCTGGTCTGGCGCTGGCGCAACGACCACCTGGTCGCCACCCGGCGCGCGATGGGCGCGAAGACGGGCACGGGCGGCTCGGCCGGCGTGACCTGGCTGGAGAAGCGGGCGCAGAAGAACGTCTTCCCGGAACTGTGGACGGCGCGCAGCCATGTCTGA
- a CDS encoding GNAT family N-acetyltransferase, translated as MSTELLPKRVRFVKLNAKALRALADGDLAGGSAEAGVALDEYFVSDRARWIFGYRADQLAKDPSAAPWTTRAAVSEPDGTVIGDAGFHGPPSEDGVVEVGYSVVSAYRRQGYARAMLTALLARAAEEPDVRTVRATIRSDNTASLATVAGFGFTLVAERGNETDGIELVFELPANPPQPPSGSEN; from the coding sequence ATGAGTACTGAACTTCTCCCCAAGCGCGTCCGCTTCGTCAAGCTCAACGCGAAGGCCCTGCGGGCGCTTGCCGACGGTGACCTCGCAGGTGGCAGCGCCGAGGCCGGGGTGGCCCTCGACGAATACTTCGTATCCGACCGTGCCCGCTGGATCTTCGGCTACCGCGCCGACCAGCTCGCCAAGGACCCCTCCGCCGCCCCCTGGACCACCCGGGCCGCAGTGTCGGAGCCTGACGGGACAGTCATCGGCGACGCCGGCTTCCACGGCCCTCCGAGCGAGGACGGCGTGGTCGAGGTCGGCTACAGCGTCGTGTCCGCCTACCGCCGCCAGGGCTACGCCCGCGCCATGCTGACCGCCCTCCTGGCCAGGGCCGCCGAAGAACCCGATGTCAGAACCGTCCGGGCCACGATCCGATCCGACAACACCGCGTCCCTCGCCACCGTCGCGGGCTTCGGCTTCACCCTCGTCGCCGAGCGGGGAAACGAGACCGACGGAATCGAGCTCGTCTTCGAACTCCCGGCCAACCCGCCCCAGCCCCCCTCAGGATCCGAAAACTGA
- the kynU gene encoding kynureninase: MSDTNPGSGPAAFPDLAARAEALDAADPLGKLRDRFTLPEGVVYLDGNSLGALPAGVAARLAEVVTEQWGTRLIRSWTEGEANWWNAPERIGDRIAPLVGAAAGQVVVGDSTSVNLFKALVGAARLAAPGRTELLVDAATFPTDGYIAESAARMTGLRVVPVDPAAAAGAMGPDTAVVLLNHADYRTGRLHDLPALTAAAHAAGALVVWDLCHTAGALPVGLDAHAVDLAVGCTYKYLNGGPGAPAYLYVAARHQSAFDSPLPGWNGHADPFAMTPSYEAAQGVARARVGTPDILSMLALEAALDAWDGVAVEDVRAKSLALTDFFLDCVAAYVPEGKVELVTPTGHDQRASQVSLRTENADAVMRELISRGVIGDFRAPDVLRFGFTPLYVGFADAERAARALGHIFG; the protein is encoded by the coding sequence ATGTCTGACACGAACCCGGGCTCCGGGCCCGCCGCGTTCCCGGACCTCGCGGCCCGCGCCGAAGCCCTCGACGCGGCCGACCCCCTCGGCAAGCTCCGCGACCGCTTCACCCTCCCCGAGGGCGTGGTCTACCTCGACGGCAACAGCCTCGGCGCGCTGCCCGCAGGGGTGGCCGCCCGCCTCGCCGAGGTCGTCACGGAGCAGTGGGGCACCCGCCTGATCCGCTCCTGGACCGAGGGCGAAGCCAACTGGTGGAACGCCCCCGAACGCATCGGCGACCGGATAGCCCCGCTGGTCGGCGCCGCAGCCGGCCAGGTGGTCGTCGGCGACTCCACCAGCGTCAACCTCTTCAAGGCCCTGGTCGGCGCCGCCCGGCTGGCCGCGCCCGGCCGGACCGAGCTGCTCGTGGACGCCGCCACCTTCCCCACCGACGGCTACATCGCCGAGTCGGCGGCCCGGATGACGGGCCTGCGCGTCGTCCCGGTCGACCCGGCCGCCGCCGCGGGGGCGATGGGCCCGGACACCGCGGTGGTCCTCCTCAACCACGCCGACTACCGCACCGGCCGCCTGCACGACCTGCCCGCCCTCACCGCGGCCGCGCACGCGGCCGGGGCGCTCGTCGTCTGGGACCTGTGCCACACCGCCGGGGCGCTCCCCGTCGGCCTCGACGCGCACGCGGTGGACCTCGCGGTCGGCTGCACGTACAAGTACCTCAACGGAGGCCCCGGCGCCCCCGCGTACCTGTACGTCGCCGCCCGCCACCAGAGCGCCTTCGACTCCCCGCTGCCGGGCTGGAACGGCCATGCGGACCCGTTCGCGATGACCCCCTCCTACGAGGCCGCGCAGGGCGTGGCGCGGGCCCGCGTCGGCACCCCGGACATCCTGTCCATGCTCGCGCTGGAGGCCGCCCTGGACGCCTGGGACGGGGTCGCGGTCGAGGACGTCCGCGCGAAGTCCCTCGCGCTGACCGACTTCTTCCTCGACTGCGTGGCGGCGTACGTCCCGGAGGGCAAGGTCGAGCTGGTCACCCCCACCGGGCACGACCAGCGCGCCAGCCAGGTGTCCCTGCGCACGGAGAACGCGGACGCGGTGATGCGCGAGCTCATCTCCCGGGGGGTGATCGGGGACTTCCGCGCCCCCGACGTCCTGCGGTTCGGATTCACCCCGCTGTACGTCGGCTTCGCGGACGCGGAGCGTGCGGCGCGCGCACTGGGTCACATTTTCGGGTGA
- a CDS encoding alpha/beta hydrolase, giving the protein MTDPAVERDAAEAASAFSHPPVAPDATAAYGEHSDQIVDFHAPRGERAQPGVARSAPLVVVLHGGAWRAPYDRQHITPFADFLARQGFAVANVEYRRGQSRASLPLPHQGAEGPVAGRWPETFDDVAAAMDALPELAAGCLPEADPRRMVLTGHSAGGHLALWAAARHVLPQDAPAGWRLPSPPLLRGVVALAPIADFTVAEELGVCGGASAQLLGGEGAFAARRPYADPAALLPTGIATAVVQGRSDIVVPESVSEAYVAAAALAGEMVGLTLLDGVGHFPLIDPAADGCAVVAEEISQLAW; this is encoded by the coding sequence ATGACGGACCCCGCAGTCGAACGGGACGCCGCCGAGGCCGCCTCGGCCTTCTCCCATCCGCCCGTAGCCCCCGACGCCACGGCCGCCTACGGTGAACACTCCGACCAGATCGTCGACTTCCACGCACCCCGCGGAGAACGGGCGCAGCCGGGCGTCGCGCGTTCCGCGCCGCTGGTCGTCGTCCTGCACGGCGGGGCGTGGCGCGCCCCGTACGACCGGCAGCACATCACCCCCTTCGCGGACTTCCTCGCCCGGCAGGGCTTCGCCGTCGCCAACGTCGAGTACCGGCGCGGCCAGTCCCGGGCGTCGCTGCCGCTGCCCCATCAGGGCGCCGAGGGCCCGGTGGCCGGCCGCTGGCCCGAGACCTTCGACGACGTGGCCGCCGCCATGGATGCCCTCCCGGAACTCGCCGCCGGATGCCTGCCGGAGGCCGACCCCCGCCGCATGGTGCTGACCGGCCACTCGGCCGGAGGCCACCTCGCACTGTGGGCCGCGGCCCGGCACGTGCTCCCGCAGGACGCCCCGGCCGGCTGGAGGCTGCCGTCGCCGCCGCTGCTGCGCGGAGTGGTGGCGCTGGCCCCGATCGCGGACTTCACGGTCGCGGAGGAGCTCGGGGTGTGCGGGGGCGCTTCGGCGCAACTCCTGGGCGGGGAGGGGGCCTTCGCGGCACGGCGCCCGTACGCCGACCCGGCGGCGCTGCTCCCGACCGGCATCGCGACGGCGGTGGTCCAGGGGCGGAGCGACATCGTGGTCCCCGAGTCGGTGTCGGAGGCGTACGTGGCGGCGGCCGCACTGGCGGGGGAGATGGTCGGACTGACCCTGCTGGACGGGGTCGGCCACTTCCCGCTGATCGACCCGGCGGCAGATGGTTGTGCTGTGGTCGCCGAAGAAATCTCACAACTGGCCTGGTAG